Proteins encoded together in one Chryseobacterium sp. G0201 window:
- a CDS encoding DoxX family protein, protein METQNKSTKRNKIIYWIFTLWMSLGMFSTAIVQLMKHKDEVENFTKLGYPIYLMTIVGIWKILGVIAALIPKYPLLKEWAYAGFFFAMSGALVSHIIVGDPIGKTFPPLLLLIITIISWYFRPADRKFV, encoded by the coding sequence ATGGAAACACAAAATAAATCAACAAAAAGAAACAAGATCATCTACTGGATTTTCACTCTTTGGATGTCTTTGGGAATGTTTTCTACAGCCATTGTTCAACTGATGAAACACAAAGATGAAGTAGAAAATTTCACAAAACTCGGTTACCCAATTTATTTGATGACCATCGTCGGAATCTGGAAAATATTGGGAGTCATTGCAGCTTTAATTCCAAAATATCCTTTATTAAAAGAATGGGCTTATGCAGGATTTTTCTTTGCAATGTCTGGAGCTTTGGTTTCACATATTATTGTCGGGGATCCGATTGGGAAAACTTTTCCTCCATTATTACTCCTTATTATTACCATAATTTCATGGTATTTCAGACCGGCTGACAGAAAATTTGTTTAA
- a CDS encoding DUF4256 domain-containing protein — translation MKNNKKLSPEQAEALLKILKSRFEKNMNRHKDLDWNKIQSKLEENPEKLWSLNEMEETEGEPDVVDYDKKNDEYIFFDCSPESPKRRSFCYDYPAWNARKANKPENNVIDKASEMGIELLSEEQYRQLQQLGKFDLKTSSWVKTPVEIRELGGAIFCDRRYNTVFMYHNGADSYYAARGFRGFLKV, via the coding sequence ATGAAAAATAATAAAAAATTATCCCCTGAACAGGCAGAAGCTCTACTTAAAATATTAAAATCCCGTTTTGAAAAAAATATGAATCGTCATAAAGATCTTGATTGGAATAAAATTCAGTCAAAACTGGAAGAAAATCCTGAGAAACTTTGGTCTTTAAATGAAATGGAAGAAACTGAAGGTGAACCTGATGTTGTTGATTATGACAAAAAAAATGACGAATATATTTTCTTTGATTGCTCGCCAGAAAGCCCAAAACGACGAAGTTTCTGCTATGATTATCCGGCTTGGAATGCTAGAAAAGCCAATAAACCTGAAAATAATGTGATTGATAAAGCTTCCGAAATGGGAATTGAATTATTGTCCGAAGAACAATATCGCCAACTTCAGCAACTCGGAAAATTTGATCTCAAAACTTCAAGTTGGGTGAAAACTCCTGTAGAAATTCGCGAACTTGGCGGTGCTATTTTCTGTGATCGCCGCTATAATACAGTTTTTATGTATCACAATGGTGCCGATTCTTATTATGCTGCAAGAGGTTTTCGTGGTTTTCTAAAAGTTTAA
- a CDS encoding threonine aldolase family protein has translation MKFSFKNDYSEGCHPNILQALLQSNLDQQAGYGEDKYSLQAKELIKEKIKNPNSDIYFVSGGTQANLIVISSILRPYQCAISASTGHILNNETGAIEATGHKILNIETEDGKLRPSDIIPVLENHQNVPHQVMPKLVYISNSTELGTIYNAKELEELSVFCKQNGLYLFMDGARLGHGLTSEISDLTLEKVAELTDIFYLGGTKNGALIGEAIVINNQELKQDFGFNIKQKGALLAKGRLLGIQFLELMKNDLYFDLAKHANQQAMKIKNAMKEKGIQFLSDTYTNQIFPILSNDLIQVLSEKFEFYVWKKIDEDNSAIRLITSWNTDDEPVNNFIEIINNEL, from the coding sequence TTCATTTAAAAACGACTATTCAGAGGGATGCCACCCGAATATCTTGCAGGCACTTTTACAAAGTAATCTCGATCAGCAGGCTGGCTATGGCGAAGACAAATATTCTTTACAGGCTAAAGAATTAATTAAAGAAAAAATTAAAAATCCAAATTCGGATATCTATTTTGTTTCCGGAGGAACACAGGCTAATTTAATTGTAATTTCTTCTATTTTAAGACCTTATCAATGTGCGATATCGGCTTCTACAGGGCATATTTTAAATAATGAAACCGGAGCCATCGAAGCTACAGGACATAAAATTTTGAATATTGAAACGGAAGATGGAAAATTAAGACCGTCGGATATTATTCCTGTTTTGGAAAATCACCAAAATGTTCCGCATCAGGTAATGCCAAAATTGGTTTATATATCGAATTCTACGGAGTTGGGAACGATTTATAATGCAAAAGAATTAGAAGAGTTATCCGTTTTTTGTAAGCAAAACGGGCTATATTTATTTATGGATGGAGCGAGGCTTGGGCATGGATTAACATCTGAGATTAGTGATCTGACTTTAGAAAAAGTAGCGGAATTAACCGATATTTTTTATTTAGGCGGAACCAAAAACGGAGCGTTGATAGGAGAGGCGATTGTGATTAATAATCAAGAACTTAAACAAGATTTTGGTTTTAATATCAAACAAAAAGGAGCTTTATTGGCAAAAGGAAGATTATTGGGAATTCAGTTTTTGGAACTGATGAAAAATGATCTGTATTTTGATCTCGCAAAACATGCCAATCAGCAAGCGATGAAGATCAAAAATGCCATGAAGGAAAAAGGAATTCAGTTTCTTTCAGATACATATACCAATCAGATTTTTCCAATTTTGAGTAATGATCTGATTCAGGTTTTATCTGAGAAATTTGAATTTTATGTGTGGAAGAAAATCGATGAAGACAATTCTGCAATCCGATTGATAACTTCTTGGAATACAGACGATGAACCTGTAAACAATTTTATTGAAATTATTAATAACGAATTATAA